The stretch of DNA CAAGGCGCGCTGGATCAGCGCCACCGCCTCGTTCACGTCGAACGGCTTGGCCAGGTAGTCGAATGCACCGCCCTGAAAGGCCGCCACGGTGCTGTCAAGATCGGCATAGGCCGTCATGACGATCACCGGCAAGGCGGGATGGCGTTCCTTGATCTGGCGCAGCAGGTCCAGGCCATTGCCGCCAGGCATGCGTATGTCGGACACCAGCGCCGCGGGCGTGTCGCGGCCCAGGGCCTGGATCACGTCGGCGGACTGGTAGAAGCTGCGCGTGGAGACGCCGGCCCGCGCCAGGGCCTTTTCCAGTACCCAGCGTATGGATTGATCGTCGTCGACTATCCAAACCGGCTTCATTGCGGCCTCCGCGCAGCCGCCCGCGACGGGCAGTTGCCTGCGCGCAGAGCAGCGAACGAAGTGAGCGTGGCAGTACACATCAGTGAATTTGTTCCATGGGGAGGATCAGGCGGAATTCGGTGTGGCGCGGACGTGATTCGAATTCGATCAGTCCGCCGTGCTGCCTCACGAAATCCTGGGCCAGGCTCAGCCCCAGGCCGGTGCCTCCTGGCCTTGCGGTGACCAGCGGGTGAAAAATGCGCTCGCGGATATGCTCGGGTACGCCTGGACCGTTGTCGATGATGGACAACACCAGCGCCAATCGATGGCGCCGATGCGCCAGCACGACCTGGCGGGCGACGCGGGTGCGCAGAACGATCTGCGGCGGCGGCACGCCGTCCGCCTCTTTTTGCAGCACCAGTTCCTGCGCAGCATTGCGCGCCACGTTCAACACCGCCTGCATCAGGCGCGCGGCATCACCCTGAAGGTCGGGCGCCGATGCGTCATAGTCGCGCTGCAGGGCGACGCGTTCGCGAAACTCCGCCTGGATCAGGGCGCAGACGCGCTCGCAGATTTCATGGATATTGACCGGTTTGGCGTCCAGCGGCTGGCGTTTGGGGCCGCTCAAACGATCGACCAGAACCTGTAGGCGGTCGGCTTCGGAAATGATGACTTGCGTGTATTCGGCCAGAGCCGCACTGGGCAGCTCGGCCTCCAGCAGTTGCGCCGCGCCGCGCAGTCCGCCCAGGGGATTCTTCACTTCGTGGGCCAGGTTGCGCAGCAGTTCGCGCTGGGATTCGATTTCTTCGACCAATCTCTGGCCGCGGTCGGCCACCGTGCGCTGCTCGATTTCGCGGGTTTCGATCAAGACCGGCCAGGGTTGACCCGACAAGGCCACCGTGGTGACGGAAACCTCGACGGACTCTTGGCCTCGCCGCAGGGACGAGAGCTGGCGCGCATCGGCGAAGATGCCGGCGGCAGCGTGTTCTATGGAAGTTTGCAGCGATGCCGGATCGTCGTAGAGTCGATCGGCCGGCAGGCCTCGCAATTGCTTGCGGGACCGGCCGAACAGATCTTCCGCGGCGGCATTGGCAAATTCGATATGGCCCTGGGCGTCCAGAAGAAATACGGACGTCGCGAGCAGTTCATAGGCATCCGTGTTCATATTCGAAAATACCAAACCGCCGGTGCAGCCGGATTACAGGCTGTAATACATATCGAACTCGACCGGATGCGTCACCGTGCGCAGACGCTGCACGTCGGCTTCCTTGAGCGCGATGTAGGCGTCGATCATGCCGTTGGTGAACACGCCGCCGCGGGTCAGGAACTCGCGGTCCTTGTCCAGCGCTTCCAGGGCCTGGTCGAGCGACGAGCACACGGTCGGGATCTGCGCGTCTTCTTCCGGGGGCAGGTCGTACAGGTTCTTGGTCGCGGGATCACCCGGGTGGATCTTGTTCTGCACGCCGTCCAGACCGGCCATCATCAGGGCCGAGAATGCCAGGTAGGGATTGGCCATGGGATCGGGGAAGCGGGCTTCGATGCGGCGGGCCTTGGGGCTGGGCACGTGCGGGATGCGGATCGAGGCCGAACGGTTGCGCGACGAGTAGGCCAGCTTGACCGGGGCCTCGAAGTGCGGGACCAGGCGTTTGTACGAATTGGTCGTCGGGTTGGTGATGGCGTTCAGGGCGCGGGCGTGCTTGATGATGCCGCCGATGTAATACAGCGCGAATTCGGACAGGCCGGCGTAGCCGTTGCCGGCGAACAGGTTCTCGCCATCCTTCCAGATGGACTGGTGCACATGCATACCCGAGCCGTTGTCGCCAACGATGGGCTTGGGCATGAAGGTGGCGGTCTTGCCGTAGGCGTGCGCGACGTTATGAACGACGTACTTCAGGACCTGGTTCCAGTCGGCGCGCTTGACCAGCGTGCTGAACTTGGTGCCGATTTCCAGCTGGCCGGGTGCCGCCACTTCATGGTGATGCACTTCGACGGGAACGCCCATGGCTTCGAGCACCAGACACATTTCCGAGCGCAGATCCTGGAAGGAATCGACCGGGGGCACGGGGAAATAACCGCCCTTGACCTTGGGACGATGGCCCAGATTGCCGCCCTCGAAATCCAGACCGGACGACCAGGGGGCTTCTTCGGAGTTGACCTTGAGGAAGCAGCCCGACATGTCTTCGCCCCATTTGACGCTGTCGAAGACAAAGAATTCGGGTTCAGGACCGAAGTAGGCGGTGTCGCCCAGGCCAGAAGACTTCAGATAGGCTTCGGCGCGCCGCGCCAGAGAGCGGGGATCGCGCTCGTAGCCCTTGCCGTCGGACGGTTCGATCACGTCGCAGGTCAGGATGAGGGTGGGTTCTTCGCGGAACGGATCCAGATTGGCGGTGTCAAGGTCGGGAGCGAGCATCATGTCCGAAGCTTCGATACCCTTCCAGCCGGCGATCGAGGAGCCGTCAAAGGCCTGGCCGGTGACCAGCTTGTCGTCATCGACGACGGAAACGGGAACCGAAACGTGCTGCTCTTTACCGATGGTGTCGGTAAAACGGAAGTCGACGAACTTGACGTCGTTCTCAGCAATCATCTTCAGAACATCTTGGGGGCTTGCCATGTCATCTCCATTGGTCATTAGGTGTCGCGGGGATATCCGCCCGGCTGACACAAGATAAGCAATATGTGTGCCAGTTCAAAATTTCGGGGTATTCCCGAGGCGGGGTGAAAAATCGGGATTGAATGATCTAATTTGGTGCAATTTACAGTGCGCGACGCATCGTTATAGTGCATTCAATTCGATAAGAACATCTCTTGCAGGTCATTTAGGAAGCGCCATCCCAGGGAACTGGCCTGCAGGCGGGTCGGATCCGCGTCCAGCAATCCCCGGGAGACGGCTGCTTCCAGTTGGTGCGCGATGGCCGCCAGCGACAGGCCCGTGCGCTCGGCAAAGAGGCTGGAGGCCACGCCGTCGCGCAGCCTCAGGGCATTGAGCATGAATTCGAACGGCAAGTCCAGCGTACCCAGCGTGCGGGTTTCGGCAATGTGGCTGCCGTCTGCCCGTGATGCCCGTTCCATCCAGGATTCGGGCTGGCGCGCGCGCGCCTCGCGCACAATGCGGTCGTGGAAGGAGATCTTGCCGTGCGCGCCCGGCCCCAGGCCCAGGTAATCGCCAAACTCCCAATAATTGAGATTGTGCTTGCATCGCGCGCCAGGCCGGGCATAGGCCGAAACCTCGTAGCGCTGCAGGCTTGCCTGCGCCAACTCGGCCTGCACGGCATCCTGCATGGCGGCCGCGGTATCGTCGTCGGGAAGATCCCGGGGCGGATACTTGGCGAAGACGGTATTGGGTTCCATCGTCAAGTGGTAGAGCGACAAATGCTCGGTGCCGAAGGACAGGGCCTGGCGCACGTCGGCCAGGCAGGCGTCCAGCGTCTGGCCGGGCAGCGCGAACATCAGATCCAGGTTGACGCGGGCCACGGCTTGTTGCGCCATGCGGATGGCCGCCCTCGCCTGCCCGGCATCGTGAATACGGCCGAGTTTTTGCAATTGCGCGTCATCGAAGCTCTGAATGCCCAGCGACAGGCGCGTCACGCCGCTGGCCGCGTAGTCGCGAAAACGCCCGGCCTCGGCAGTGCCGGGATTGGCTTCCAGGGTGACCTCGGCATCAGGCAGCAGGCGCAGATGCGAGCGCAGCATGGCCAGCAACTCATCCAGGCCGGCCGCCGAAAGCAGGCTGGGGGTGCCGCCGCCGATGAAGACAGAAACAACCTGGCGGCCCCAGATCGAAGGCAGCGCCTGTTCGAGATCGTGGCGCAAAGCATCCAGGTAGGCACGCTCGGGGATGTCGCTGGCCGCGTGCGAATTGAAGTCGCAATACGGGCATTTGCGCACGCACCAGGGTACGTGGACATAGACCGACAAGGGCGGCAGGCTGGTGAGCGTGGTGCCTGGTCGCTGGGCCGGACGTCCGTCGGGCTGAAGAATAATGGTCCTGGACACTGCGGGCTGCCTAGAATGCCTGAAGCTTGGCGAGTAATTCTTCCAGCGCGCGGGCACGGTGGCTGATGCGATTTTTCTGCTCGGGCGCCATAGCGGCCGCGGTCAATTCTTGCTCGGGCAGATAGAAGTGCGGGTCGTAGCCAAAGCCGTGGCCGCCCTGCGGCGTATCGACGATTTCGCCGTGCCAGATGCCCTCGCCTATTAGCGGCTGGGGATCGTCTTGCGACCGCACCAGAACCAGCAGGGCCACATACCAGGCGCGGCGGTTGGGTTGGCCGGCCAGTTCCCGCACCAGCAGCGCATTGTTGGCCGCGTCGCTTTTCTCGCCGCCCATGCGGCGCTGCGCATAGCGTGCGGAGTAGACGCCGGGCGCGCCGCCCAGGGCGGCTACGCACAGACCCGAGTCGTCGGCCAGGGCCGGCAACCCGGTATGGCGGCTGGCATGGCGGGCCTTGGCCAGCGCGTTTTCCACGAAGGTGACATACGGCTCCTCGGCCTCGCTGACGCCGAACCGGGATTGAGCAATGAGCTCTATGCCCAGGGGCGCGAACAAGGCGGAGAATTCGCGCAGTTTGCCCGGGTTGCCGGATGCCAGAACCACCTGGCGCAGGGAGGAATTCGAATCGTTCATAGACTGCGATTGTATAAGCGCGGCAAAATGGACTGCCACAAATCGGCAATATATACAGCCCAGAATGGCTGGCTGCATCTAAAATTCGCCCCCCCTATGTTCGAAGTCGACGCCCCGCTATCCCTGGCAACCGAATTTGAACGCATTGTCCGCGATGGACAGTTGCAAGCGCATTACCAGCTCATCGCCGATTTGTTCCACGGCAGCATTCACGGCTACGAAAGCCTGATCCGCGGCCCGCGCAACAGCCCGCTTCACCTGCCCGCCAGCCTGTTCGGCACAGCGCGCAGACTGGGGCGCCTGGTCGAACTGGAACTGGCCTGCGCGAAGGCCGGCCTGCATGGGTTCGTGCAAAGCGGCGCACAGGGCAAGCTCTTGCTCAATTTGTCGATCAACACTGTCCTGGCCTGCTGGTATCAATGGGGCGCCGACCTGCCCCGCCAACTGCTCGACGACAGCGGCCTGCCGTCCGACAGGCTCGTCATCGAATTGACCGAGCAGGACGCGGCCGACGACGTGCACGGGCTGCTGCAGGCCCGATTTTGCCTGCGCGAGCACGGCATTGGACTGGCGCTGGACGACTATGGCGCGGGCAGCACCAATCTACAGCTTTGGGTGAGGCTGCAGCCCGATCTGGTCAAGATCGACCGCCATTTTTTCTACGGTATCAGCAGCAGCGCATCGGGTCAGCAGTTGATTCGCGCGCTCATGTCGGTGGCCCAGGCGCTGGGAACGCCGCTGCTGGCCGAAGGGATAGAGACGGCCGCCGACCTTGCCACGGTGCGCGAGCTGGGCATGCGTTATGTCCAGGGCTGGCATCTAGGGCTGGTCGAACCCCAGCCCCAGGTCGAATTGCCCGAGCCGGTGCTTGCGCTGCTGCGGCTGGACCGGTCGCGCCGCGTTCAGGCTGAGAGCGGCACGGTCGGCACCCTGCTCATCGAAGCCATGGCAGTGCAGCCGGAGCACCATACCAACGACGACATCGACAAGATGTTCCAGGATTTCCCTGACCTGCATTCGGTGGCCGTGCTGGACCGGGAACACCGGCCCATAGGCCTGATCAATCGGCACACGTTTTCCGAAAAGTACGCCATGCGCTATACGCGCGATCTTTTCGGCCGCGACCCTTGCGCGACTTTCATGAGCCACCGGCCGGTGATGCTCGATGTCGGGACACCCATCGACAGGCTGGCACCGGTGCTGGCCTCGGAAGACCAGCGTTACCTGCGCGACGGCTTCATCATGACACGGGAAGGCCGCTATGCGGGCCTGGGCACGGGCGAATCCCTGGTGCGGGCAGTGACCGAGCTGCGCCTGGAGACTGCGCGCTACGCCAACCCGCTGACCGCGCTGCCCGGCAACATCCCCATCAAGCGGCAGATGCAGCAACTCATGGCTGGTTCGGAGTGCTTCATCGCCTGCTATGGCGATTTGAATCACTTCAAGTCCTTCAACGATATGTACGGATACTGGCGTGGCGACGCCGTGATTCAGCTGTGCGCCGAAGTCATCAAACGGTACTGCGATATACAGCAGGACTTCATCGGACACGTGGGCGGCGACGACTTCGTGATGCTGATGCGCAGCGGCGACTGGCAGGCTCGTCTGGAAGACATGGTCGCGCAATTCAATCAGCGGGCCATCGACCTTTACGACGAACACGACCGCGGTCTGGGCGGCATCGAGTTGCAGGATCGCTACGGCGTGACGCGTTTTTTCCCTTTTGTCACCCTGGGAGTCGCCGCCCTCGTGGTGCAGCCGCAGCGATGCCAGGGCGTCGAACCCCAGGCGGTTGCGGCCGCCGTTGCAGAACTCAAGCGACGCGTCAAGAGCGAGCGCGCCTCGCTGCTGGTGGACGACTACGCAGCGCTGGCCAATGCCAAATAGGCGGTGCGTTCCGGAGCCGGCAGATCGAGGCCGGCGGTGTGTCTGTCTTCGAGTTTGAAAGCGGCCACGGCATTGCGCAGGCTTTGGGCCAGGCCAGCCAGTTCTTCAGCCTGGCTGGCTGTGCGCTCGACCATGATCGAGTCCTCCTGAGTACTGCGGCCCAGCGCCTCCACAGTCTGATTGACCGAGGCGAGGTCCTGGGCCTGGCTCAGGCTGGCCTGCGAGATGCGGGACATGATGTCCGTAATGCCGTCGACCGACTTCACAACGCTGCCAATGGTAGAGCCGGCCAGGCCAACCTCTCGCACGCCCGCGCCGATGCGCCGGCCGGTGTCGTCACCTTGTCTGCAACGACGGCGACAATTTCGGCGATACGACTCGAAGCCTTGGCGATGCGCTGCATGCTGGCCACGGCATGCCTAGACCGTTTGGCCGCCCTGGCGGGCCAGGGCCAGCGACCTCCTGCATCGTGTGGCTGGCTTTGCCGGCCTCGCGCGCATTGTTGGTCGCGGCGTCGGTCAGGTGCGCCTGAATGGCGGACGACTCATGCAGAGCGCTGGCCTGCCGGCCGCTGCGTGCCGGCACATCGTTGCCCGCTTCGGCGATATCGGCCGCGCACGGGGCGCGCGAACGCGCATTCAGGTCAGTGCAGCCCGCTGCGCGGCGAGCAGCCGCGCAATGCCGTTTTCGGCCAACGTGAGCATCGCATCGAGCTGGGCGCGAGTGAAGGTGGCCTCTTCGCCTGTCCCTTGCACTTCCACGAAGGCGCCGCTGCCGGTCATGATCACGTTGACGTCGGCCTGGCAAGCCGCGTCTTCCTGGTAATCCAGGTCCAGCACAGGCTGGCCGTCGACCAGGCCGACCGATACGGCCGCGACATGATCGCGAATGGGGCTGGCCTGCAATTGGCCACGCTCGATCAGCAGCGCCACGGCGTCGGAGGCGGCGACCCAGGCGCCGGTGATGCTCGCGCAGCGCGTGCCACCATCGGCCTGCAGCACGTCGCAGTCCAGATGCAGCGTGCGTTCGCCCAGGGCCTTAAGATCGATGATGGCGCGCAGGCTGCGACCGATCAGGCGCTGGATTTCCTGGGTGCGGCCGCTCTGCTTGCCCTTTGCCGCCTCGCGCTCGCCGCGGGTGTGCGTGGCGCGCGGCAGCATACCGTATTCAGCCGTCACCCAGCCCTGCCCTTGGCCTTTCAGAAAAGGCGGCACCTTGTCCAGCACGCTGGCCGTGCACAGCACGTGGGTATGGCCGGCCTTGACCAGGACCGACCCCTCGGCGTAACGGGTATAGCCGCGCTCGAGCGAAAAAGGACGTAATTCGTTGGCTTGGCGGCCCGAAGGGCGGGAAATCGTGGTCGTCACGGCAAGGACTCCGTATGGGCGGGGATGCATGGGCATCGGATAGCCCGGATTGTACGGGGCCTGGCTGCGCGCCTTCGGCATGCAGCCTCTTTTGCTCCGGAACCGGCCCGCGAACAAAAAAACCGGAGTGGTATTCTCGACGAGATACCTTCTACTTGAGGACGCATCTCATGATCCGCAGCATGACCGCCTTCGGCAACGCACGGGCCGATCTCGACCAGGGTTCGATCGCTCTGGAACTTCGCAGTGTCAACAGCCGCTATCTGGATCTTTACTTTCGCCTGCCCGATGAACTGCGGCATGTCGAGACGCCGCTGCGCGAGCTGCTGACCTTGAGCCTGGGACGCGGCAAGGTCGAGGTCCGCGTATCGTTTGCGCGCCATGCAGGCGCCGAGTTGGCCCCGCTCGATCCGGCCTGGCTGGAGCGCCTGTCCGAACAGCTCAGGGTGGCGCGCCAGGCCATGCCCGATGTGGCTGCCCCCCGCCTGGTCGAACTCTACAACTGGCCCGGGCAGCGCGGCAACGACGCGCTCGATCCCCAGGCATGGAGTGCCGCGTGCATGCAGGCCGCCAGACAAGCCCTGGATCAAATGCAGGAAGGCCGCGTGCGCGAAGGCGCGCGCCTGGCCGGCATGATGCGCGAATGCGCCGAAGGGGTGGCGCGCATCGTGGCCGAGGTCGAGACCCTGCTGCCGCGCCTGCTGGCCGAGCACAAGGAAAAGCTGGCGACCAAGCTGCGCGAATCGGTCAATGCCGCCGCGCCGGGCGGTTTCGCCCACATCGGGGGGCCGGAGCTGTCCGAACGCCTGGCACAGGAGGCCTCGCTTTTCGCCCTGCGTATCGACGTGGCCGAGGAACTCTCGCGCCTGCGCTCGCACCTTGAGGAACTGCAACACCTGCTGTCCGACGGCAAAGGCAGGCAGACCGGCAAAGGTGCCAACGGCAGCGCCGGCAAGCGGCTGGATTTCCTCTTCCAGGAAATGAACCGCGAAGCCAATACGCTGGGGTCCAAGGCCGCGAGCCTGGAGGTCACGCGCGCAGCCATGGATCTGAAGCTGCTGATCGAGCAGTTGCGCGAGCAGGCGCAGAACATTGAATAAGCCGATATCGCCATGCGGCAGTGCGGCATATGCCTGCCAATCGGCCTTAGATCAATGGAAAAGCCGCGTTTTTCACAAAAATTCATCAGCACGCCAAGCAATACGATAGGTCCTTGCCCTGCCTACAGCAGGGCAATCCTTCCTATTCTTCGCGCGAGGCCATAAGCCATCATGCTGAATCGAATGACTTTCAAGAGAAAAATCATCCTGTTGGTGGTTGCGGCGTTGCTTGCTATCACCGTGGTGGTGGGCCTGAGCGCCTACAAAGCCCGCAGCCTCATTCTCGAGTCCCGGCGCCAGGTGCTGGCAACGGCGGTGCAGTCGGCCTATAGCGTCGTTGCCGGCTTCAAGGCCAAGGCGGACAGCGGCGCCATGCCGGTCGAGCTGGCGCAGAAGGAAGCCGCCGCCGCTCTGATGTCGGCCCGTTTCGGTGGTCCGGACGGCAAGGAAAACTACTTCTATATCTGGACGCTGGACGGCGTGTGCGTCATGCATCCCATCATGACGAAATGGATAGGCCAGAACATGGCCGGCAAGATCAAGGACGGCGACGGCAACGACCTGATCATGAGCCTAGCCGATGCGCTCAAAGCCAGCCCCGGCGGCAAGACTTTCCTCGAGGACAAATTTCCCAAGCCTGGCGCCAAGACTTTGTCGCCCAAACTGCAATACGTCATGAAGGTCGACGGCTGGAACTGGATGGTGGGTTCGGGCCTGTATATCGACGACATCGATAGCCTGGTGATGCGCCAGATCGTCGACGATCTGATCGTCCTGATCGTCGCGCTGATTGTCGTGGGCGGCCTGGGCAGCATCGTGGCCCGTTCGGTGCTGCGGCAGGTCGGGGGCGAGCCTTCGATGGCCCGCGAAGCCATCGCGGGCGTTGCACTGGGCCGCCTTGACGTGACGTTGCCTGCGTCCGTCCCGCCTAGCAGCGTCATGGGCGGCCTGCAGCAGATGATCGAGTCGCTACGGCATCTATTAATTGGGCCCTTAAAAAGTCTCAAGCGGCATACTTGACCTTGGGGTCGCGAAAGTAGGCTTTGACGCGCTCGGGTTCGCGGCCGATCAATGCCATGTGCTCTTCGGTGGCAGCACGCAGCTTGGCTTTGGTGCGTGCCGGTGCCTTGCGTCGAATGACGTGCTTGAGGTCGGCATTCAAGCGCTCTTCGGGATTGAGCTCAGGGCTGTAGCTGGGCAGGTAGAAAACCTCCATGTCATCGGGATGCTCAGCCAGCCACTGCTTGACCGGCTTGCAGTGATGCACACCCAGGTTGTCCAGAATCAGGAACACCTTGCGCTTTGAGTCAGCGACCAGTGCCTCGAAGAACTCGATCAGCTTCTCGTGGTTGAAGTTGCCATCGATGATCATCCAGCGCGCCTTGCCCTGGTTGGTGACGCTGGCCAGCATCGACAGCTTCTGACGCGTGCCGCCGACCGCCATCACCACCGGCGTCTTGCCCTTCGGTGCAAAGCTGCGACCGCGCACATCGGTGTTCACCAGTGCAGTTTCATCGCCCCAATGAATCTCTGCGCCCTCTGTTTTCGCGCGTTCGGCGATGCCCGGATAGGTTTCGTCCAGCCACATGCGTACCGCTTCGGGCGACTGCTCGTAGGCGCGCTTGATCGGCTTTTGCGGTGTGAAGCCCCAGCGCGCCAGATACTTCCCGACCGAGCGCAGGTGCAAGCTCACTTGGTACTCGCGCTCGATCAGTTCCTTCACGGCGGCACGACTCCACAGGGCAAATTCCATCTTCAGTTGCTCCGGGCGCTTGTCGCAGATGGTCTGGCGGATGCACGCCTCCTGCTCGGCCGTAAGTACCCGCTTGTCCCCGGTGCGGCGACCGCGCGTGCGCGGCGCCAACGCCGCCATGCCGTCGGCTTCGAAGCGATCGATGATCTTGCACGCTGCCGAGTAGCTCAGTCCCACATCGCGTGCGATCTGCCGTTTATTGACCTTGCGCTTGTACGCCCGAATGACTTGGCGGCGGCGCTCGTGTTGTTCGGCCGGGCTGAGCCGGCGTGCGTCTTCGGTATCCATGCGCTATCTGACCACAACATCAAACAATAGTTCAGACTATTTATGGGCCTTATCTATAGTGTCTGAAGTGCATGAAAGCGTGCACCACATCTCCTCGGCTTCCGGCGAGATCGCCGCGGGCAACGCGGACCTGTCCTCGCGCACGGAGGAGCAGGCGGCTTCGCTGGAGCAGACGGCTGCCTCGATGGAGCAGTTGGCTGCGACGGTCAAGCAAAATGCCGAGAACGCGCGCCAGGCCAATCAACTGGCGGCCAGCGCCTCGGAAGTGGCGGTGCGCGGGGGTTCGGCGGTGTCCGAGGTGGTGGACACCATGCAGGCGATCTCGGCCAGTTCGAACAAGATCTCGGAGATTGTGTCGGTGATTGACGGCATTGCGTTCCAGACCAATATTTTGGCGCTGAACGCGGCGGTGGAGGCGGCGCGCGCGGGCGAGCAGGGCAAGGGTTTTGCGGTGGTGGCGGGCGAGGTGCGCACGCTGGCTCAGCGCAGCGCGCAGGCGGCCAAGGAGATCAAGCAGTTGATCGAGGACTCGGTGGGCAAGGTGGCGGTCGGATCGAACCAGGTCGAGCGCGCGGGTGCGACGATGCAGGAGATTGTGGCCTCGGTCAAGCGGGTGACTGACATCATGGGCGAGATTTCGGCGGCATCTCAGGAGCAGTCCAGCGGCATTGACCAGGTGAACCTGGCGGTGACGCAGATGGATGAGACCACGCAGCAAAACGCGGCGCTGGTGGAGGAATCCGCCGCCGCCGCCATGTCGCTGCGCGACCAGACCCAGCACCTGACCCAGGTCGTATCGACGTTCAAGCTGGGCAACACCCCCCAGCCCATCGCCAAGACAACGCCCGCTGCGCCTGCCCAGGCCACGCAGCCGGCCAGCCCCGCTCCCGCGCTGCTTCGCTCTGAACCCCATGCCAAGGCCGCGGCCAAGCAGGCCGAAGACTGGGAGAGCTTTTAACTCCGGGGGCGCGGCATTTACGCGTCGGGGCCGACATGGAACGAGCGCGCCATCTGCGGCAAAGCCGTCGCGATGATCTGCATGTCCAGGTACTCCTGAACTACATCGCCACCACGATAAAGGGCAGGACGATGCTATTTATCGCCCTGGCCGGGGCGTTCGACGATGCCCGCGTGGACGTGCGCCCTGAAACCTACGCCCCAACCTGCTCCATGCAGTTGGCCTGCAGCACCGTCAGGGCCGCCATATTGATGATGCGGCGCACGGTGGAGCTGGAGGTCAGTATGGTGACCGGCGCATTGACGCCCAGCAGGAAGGGGCCAATGGCGATATTGCCGCCCGCCGTGGCCTTGAGCAGGTTGTAGGCGATGTTGCCCGAGTCCACGTTGGGACAGACCAGCAGATTGGCCGTCCCCTTGAGCGTCGTGGACGGAAGGATGCGCGAGCGCAGCGCATCGTCGAGCGCGCAGTCGCCGTGCATTTCCCCGTCGATTTCCAGATCGGGGGCCTGCGCGCGAATCAGCTCGAGGGCCTCGCGCATCTTTGCGCCCGAAGACCAGTTGCCGGTGCCAAAATTCGAGCGCGACAGCAGCGCAATCTTGGGCACGAGATAGAGATTGGCCATCTTGCGCGCCGCGGCGATGGTGTATTCGGCAATCTGCTCGGCCGTGGGGTTGTCGTTGACATGGGTGTCGACCAGCGCGAGCGTGAGCTCGTTCAGCAGGACGATATTCATGGCCGCATAGGTCTTGGCGCCAGGCTTCATGCCTATCACTTCGTCGACAAAGCGCAAGTGGTCATGGAAAGCACCGACCGCGCCGCACACCATGCCGTCGGCTTCGCCCAGGCGCACCATCACGGCGCCGATCAGCGTATTGCGACGGCGCATTTCGACGCGCGCCATTTCCTTGCTGATGCCGCGGCGGCACATCAGTTCCCAGTAGGTGGTCCAGTACTGGTGAAAGCGCTCGTCGTATTCGGGGTTGGTGACTTCGACATCCTCGCCCAGCTTCAGGCGCAGGCCGTATTTTTCGATGCGCGACAACAGCACCTGCGGACGGCCCACCAGGATGGGCCGAGCCAGCTTCTCATCGACGATCACCTGCACCGCGCGCAGCACGCGCTCGTCCTCGCCCTCGGTGAAGACGATGCGCGATTTGCCACCCTCGCGCGTGCAGCGCTTGGCTTCGCCGAATACCGGCTTCATGAACGTGCCGGAGTGATAGACGAACTGCTGCAGCTGCTGGACGTAGGCATCCAGATCAGCGATGGGCCGGGTGGCCACGCCGCCGTCCATGGCGGCCTTGGCCACGGCCGGCGCAATGCGTG from Bordetella sp. FB-8 encodes:
- the glnL gene encoding nitrogen regulation protein NR(II); this translates as MNTDAYELLATSVFLLDAQGHIEFANAAAEDLFGRSRKQLRGLPADRLYDDPASLQTSIEHAAAGIFADARQLSSLRRGQESVEVSVTTVALSGQPWPVLIETREIEQRTVADRGQRLVEEIESQRELLRNLAHEVKNPLGGLRGAAQLLEAELPSAALAEYTQVIISEADRLQVLVDRLSGPKRQPLDAKPVNIHEICERVCALIQAEFRERVALQRDYDASAPDLQGDAARLMQAVLNVARNAAQELVLQKEADGVPPPQIVLRTRVARQVVLAHRRHRLALVLSIIDNGPGVPEHIRERIFHPLVTARPGGTGLGLSLAQDFVRQHGGLIEFESRPRHTEFRLILPMEQIH
- the glnA gene encoding type I glutamate--ammonia ligase, whose amino-acid sequence is MASPQDVLKMIAENDVKFVDFRFTDTIGKEQHVSVPVSVVDDDKLVTGQAFDGSSIAGWKGIEASDMMLAPDLDTANLDPFREEPTLILTCDVIEPSDGKGYERDPRSLARRAEAYLKSSGLGDTAYFGPEPEFFVFDSVKWGEDMSGCFLKVNSEEAPWSSGLDFEGGNLGHRPKVKGGYFPVPPVDSFQDLRSEMCLVLEAMGVPVEVHHHEVAAPGQLEIGTKFSTLVKRADWNQVLKYVVHNVAHAYGKTATFMPKPIVGDNGSGMHVHQSIWKDGENLFAGNGYAGLSEFALYYIGGIIKHARALNAITNPTTNSYKRLVPHFEAPVKLAYSSRNRSASIRIPHVPSPKARRIEARFPDPMANPYLAFSALMMAGLDGVQNKIHPGDPATKNLYDLPPEEDAQIPTVCSSLDQALEALDKDREFLTRGGVFTNGMIDAYIALKEADVQRLRTVTHPVEFDMYYSL
- the hemW gene encoding radical SAM family heme chaperone HemW; this encodes MSRTIILQPDGRPAQRPGTTLTSLPPLSVYVHVPWCVRKCPYCDFNSHAASDIPERAYLDALRHDLEQALPSIWGRQVVSVFIGGGTPSLLSAAGLDELLAMLRSHLRLLPDAEVTLEANPGTAEAGRFRDYAASGVTRLSLGIQSFDDAQLQKLGRIHDAGQARAAIRMAQQAVARVNLDLMFALPGQTLDACLADVRQALSFGTEHLSLYHLTMEPNTVFAKYPPRDLPDDDTAAAMQDAVQAELAQASLQRYEVSAYARPGARCKHNLNYWEFGDYLGLGPGAHGKISFHDRIVREARARQPESWMERASRADGSHIAETRTLGTLDLPFEFMLNALRLRDGVASSLFAERTGLSLAAIAHQLEAAVSRGLLDADPTRLQASSLGWRFLNDLQEMFLSN
- the rdgB gene encoding RdgB/HAM1 family non-canonical purine NTP pyrophosphatase, coding for MNDSNSSLRQVVLASGNPGKLREFSALFAPLGIELIAQSRFGVSEAEEPYVTFVENALAKARHASRHTGLPALADDSGLCVAALGGAPGVYSARYAQRRMGGEKSDAANNALLVRELAGQPNRRAWYVALLVLVRSQDDPQPLIGEGIWHGEIVDTPQGGHGFGYDPHFYLPEQELTAAAMAPEQKNRISHRARALEELLAKLQAF
- a CDS encoding EAL domain-containing protein, which produces MFEVDAPLSLATEFERIVRDGQLQAHYQLIADLFHGSIHGYESLIRGPRNSPLHLPASLFGTARRLGRLVELELACAKAGLHGFVQSGAQGKLLLNLSINTVLACWYQWGADLPRQLLDDSGLPSDRLVIELTEQDAADDVHGLLQARFCLREHGIGLALDDYGAGSTNLQLWVRLQPDLVKIDRHFFYGISSSASGQQLIRALMSVAQALGTPLLAEGIETAADLATVRELGMRYVQGWHLGLVEPQPQVELPEPVLALLRLDRSRRVQAESGTVGTLLIEAMAVQPEHHTNDDIDKMFQDFPDLHSVAVLDREHRPIGLINRHTFSEKYAMRYTRDLFGRDPCATFMSHRPVMLDVGTPIDRLAPVLASEDQRYLRDGFIMTREGRYAGLGTGESLVRAVTELRLETARYANPLTALPGNIPIKRQMQQLMAGSECFIACYGDLNHFKSFNDMYGYWRGDAVIQLCAEVIKRYCDIQQDFIGHVGGDDFVMLMRSGDWQARLEDMVAQFNQRAIDLYDEHDRGLGGIELQDRYGVTRFFPFVTLGVAALVVQPQRCQGVEPQAVAAAVAELKRRVKSERASLLVDDYAALANAK